Proteins encoded within one genomic window of Nomia melanderi isolate GNS246 chromosome 8, iyNomMela1, whole genome shotgun sequence:
- the LOC143174791 gene encoding uncharacterized protein LOC143174791 produces the protein MTAMRSNNIIQTNNKCTVPQEFVEVIGEGNAAKEDRKEDSTDSFSNSATSEFSVSTVTTSTLSPKDSVRETVPLTQKCVGSRDNGLHTCATCQRSFKRECHLTRHSSKCTNSTADSIDQTDESVSKDSTENESKIEANDRENRKSYERHKRKRHETHPCMYCDYTSKRKKLLEVHLMESHAEFIGKKDRKLRCADRELVTRAKMEVDGKVYYHCDECGKNLYSPYTFYWHVRIHTGERSYTCHLCGKQFRVNQGLARHLKDTHAGIKNFPCDICGRMFTTKRNAEDHRRIHTGERPYVCNVCGKSFKQKASLFVHNRTHSDVFPFKCNYCEQSFRTRPPLAVHITKHTGEKPHACDICDRRFRIKYELKRHRLIHFDEKPWRCTECDLTFRQKRYLVNHKRINHTYRFTPAVE, from the coding sequence ATGACAGCGATGCgctcaaataatattattcagaCCAATAACAAATGTACAGTTCCTCAGGAATTCGTCGAAGTGATCGGTGAAGGGAATGCGGCGAAGGAAGATCGCAAAGAAGACAGCACCGACTCGTTTAGCAATTCAGCTACTTCAGAGTTCAGTGTATCCACTGTAACGACGTCCACGCTTTCCCCTAAAGACTCCGTCAGAGAAACGGTACCGTTAACACAGAAGTGTGTTGGTTCACGAGACAACGGTCTCCACACGTGCGCGACGTGTCAAAGAAGTTTTAAAAGGGAATGTCACTTGACACGACACTCTTCTAAATGTACAAACAGCACGGCAGATAGTATCGACCAAACGGACGAGAGCGTGTCAAAGGATTCGACTGAAAACGAGAGTAAAATCGAGGCGAACGACAGGGAAAATCGGAAATCGTACGAGAGGCACAAAAGGAAACGACACGAGACGCACCCGTGCATGTACTGCGATTACACGTCTAAGAGGAAGAAGCTGTTGGAGGTTCATCTAATGGAGTCTCACGCAGAATTCATTGGGAAGAAGGACAGGAAGCTGCGGTGCGCCGATCGTGAGTTGGTGACGCGCGCCAAGATGGAGGTCGACGGGAAAGTGTACTACCATTGCGACGAGTGCGGAAAGAACCTGTATTCCCCGTACACCTTCTACTGGCATGTACGGATACACACTGGCGAAAGGTCTTATACGTGTCACCTATGCGGCAAGCAGTTCCGCGTGAACCAGGGTCTAGCCAGGCACTTGAAGGACACACACGCCGGCATAAAGAACTTCCCCTGCGACATCTGTGGCCGGATGTTCACCACGAAACGGAACGCGGAGGATCACAGGCGGATACACACCGGCGAACGGCCGTACGTCTGCAACGTTTGCGGGAAATCGTTCAAGCAGAAGGCCTCCCTGTTCGTGCACAACCGAACACATTCAGACGTGTTCCCGTTCAAGTGCAATTACTGCGAGCAGAGCTTCCGCACGAGGCCGCCGCTCGCCGTCCACATAACGAAGCACACCGGCGAGAAACCGCACGCGTGCGACATCTGCGACCGCCGGTTCCGCATTAAATACGAGCTGAAACGCCACCGGTTGATCCATTTCGACGAGAAACCGTGGCGGTGCACGGAGTGCGACCTCACCTTCCGGCAGAAACGCTACTTAGTTAATCATAAGAGAATTAATCATACGTATCGGTTCACGCCGGCCGTCGAGTAA
- the RpA-70 gene encoding replication protein A 70: MHSLTEGALDKIMNGIDVDKPVLQILGHKKLASTNSGERYRLLVSDGKSINSFSMLATQLNSMITDNILTEFSICQINRYAISMVNNAGKQKRVMVILNIDVKVPGNEVGHRIGNPINADFEGDSKPAQSAQPGRSVQSPPKQKNNYAQKSSTNQASTNDISTVPIVALSPYQNRWVIKARVVSKSGIRTWSNSRGEGKLFSMDIVDESGEIRCTAFRDQCDKFYDMLEVGKVYYISRATLKTANKQFNNLKNDYEMTLIGDSEIIPCYDAGNEIPSLRFDFMPISQVENKEKNDIMDILGVVKSCSDLQVLTSRTTGREMKKKDVNLVDESNTMVCLTLWGSQAEDFDGSMNPVLAIKGARVGEFNGGKNLSTISSTVLQVDPDIPEAHRLRGWFNTVGRNEEIRAISRGLGDAGGGVSGPFLTFKEAKDKELGYNGPDVYTVKATVNMIRVENSLYKSCPTESCKKKLIDQANDMYRCEKCDKEFPNYRYRLLASLSLADWTGHQWATAFSEEAEKMIGITAQELGELKENDNEAFLEKFANATFKSFIFKLRVKMEEFNDEKRLKATCLGVSPVDYKVYNDHLLTQIKELAGIGKA, translated from the exons ATGCATTCGCTTACCGAAGGAGCATTAGAT aaaataatgaatggcATTGATGTTGATAAGCCTGTACTCCaaattttg GGACATAAAAAGCTTGCAAGTACAAATAGTGGGGAACGCTATAGACTACTTGTATCCGATGGAAAAAGCATAAACTCATTTTCAATGTTAGCTACTCAGTTAAATTCAATGATCACAGATAATATACTAACTGAGTTTTCTATTTGTCAGATAAATAGATATGCAATAAGTATGGTGAACAATGCTGGGAAACAAAA ACGTGTGATGGTGATATTAAACATCGATGTAAAGGTTCCTGGTAATGAAGTTGGCCATAGAATTGGTAATCCAATTAATGCTGACTTTGAAGGTGATTCTAAGCCAGCACAATCAGCACAACCAGGACGATCAGTACAGTCTCCACCCAAGCAAAAAAATA attatgCACAAAAGAGTAGCACAAACCAAGCTTCTACGAATGATATATCAACAGTTCCAATTGTTGCACTGAGTCCTTATCAGAATAG ATGGGTAATAAAAGCACGAGTTGTTAGTAAATCTGGTATTAGAACATGGAGCAACTCACGTGgtgaaggaaagttattttccATGGATATAGTTGATGAGAGTGGGGAAATCAGGTGTACAGCATTCAGAGATCAGTGCGATAAATTCTATGATATGCTTGAG GTTGgaaaagtatattatatttctagaGCCACTTTAAAAACAGCGAATAAACAGTTTAACAATCTTAAAAATGATTATGAAATGACTCTAATCGGAGACTCAGAAATCATTCCATGTTATGATGCTGGAAATGAAATTCCTTCCCTTCGGTTTGACTTTATGCCAATAAGTCAagtcgaaaataaagaaaaaaatgatatcATGG ATATTTTGGGTGTTGTTAAGTCTTGTAGTGATCTTCAAGTATTAACTTCACGAACCACGGGtagagaaatgaaaaagaaagatgTTAATCTTGTAGATGAAAGCAATACGATG gtATGTCTTACATTGTGGGGTTCACAAGCTGAAGATTTTGATGGATCCATGAATCCGGTTCTAGCAATAAAAGGAGCTCGAGTTGGTGAATTTAATGGAGGGAAAAATCTATCTACTATTAGTTCCACAGTTCTTCAAGTTGATCCAGATATCCCAGAGGCGCACAGATTACGTGGTTGGTTCAATACAGTCGGCCGCAATGAAGAAATCAGAGCAATTTCTAGAGGACTTGGAGATGCTGGGGGTGGTGTAAGTGGACCGTTCCTCACATTCAAGGAAGCTAAAGACAAAGAGTTAGGTTACAATGGTCCTGATGTATACACAGTCAAAGCAACTGTGAATATGATTCGCGTTGAAAATTCTCTTTACAAATCCTGCCCTACTGAGAGTTGTAAAAAGAAG TTAATTGATCAAGCTAACGATATGTACAGATGCGAGAAATGTGATAAAGAATTCCCCAATTACAGATATCGTTTATTAGCTAGC ttAAGTTTAGCAGACTGGACAGGTCATCAATGGGCCACAGCATTCAGTGAGGAGGCAGAAAAAATGATTGGTATTACAGCTCAAGAACTtggagaattaaaagaaaatgataatgaaGCATTTCTCGAAAAATTCGCTAATGCAACGTTTAAGAGTTTCATATTTAAGTTACGAGTTAAAATGGAAGAATTCAAC GATGAAAAGAGGTTGAAAGCAACTTGCCTCGGTGTATCCCCGGTGGATTACAAAGTCTATAATGATCACTTATTAACTCAAATCAAGGAACTAGCTGGTATCGGGAAGGCTTAA
- the LOC116427368 gene encoding uncharacterized protein LOC116427368 isoform X2, with product MAISLSTEDKLQYNFYPVASWQIQFRVKAANDAHIALTTGPEEGEPMYEVFIGGWNNAKSVIRKNKAKPEAAEVETPGILSADEFRGFWIRWGDGALSVGKEGEPSAFLYYTDPEPFGIGYFGVCTGWGATGEWQIEGHGPISTRNQLVYQFRNIPSGSILVDVKAKSNAHVALTNKKGESTPMYEIMLGGWENTASVIRHDRKQPDKVRVNTPNLLNENEFKKFAISWRDGLITVRTGDLNGPVIMEWRDPKPIGVSYVGVRTGWGSTGKWQLRTPPVKNSSPSAPSAPSAPSAPPVQGLEVGQECWCDAIGGIVPPGAVEGGNDGETLYVGRAFHEGALLPGKVKPSHSVCYVAWGGEEHGKAEYQVLCGCNPAWVPTSGGSIPPNAIPGGETEDGEALYVGRVNHEGTVTVGKVQPSHSVCYIPYGGAEVAFPEYEIMVSK from the exons ATGGCTATCT CACTCTCCACCGAGGACAAATTGCAATATAATTTCTACCCGGTTGCCAGTTGGCAAATTCAGTTTCGAGTGAAGGCGGCCAATGATGCTCACATCGCTCTTACCACCGGCCCTGAAGAAGGAGAACCCATGTACGAG GTTTTCATCGGTGGATGGAACAACGCCAAGTCCGTGATTAGAAAGAATAAAGCCAAGCCTGAAGCCGCAGAGGTAGAGACACCGGGTATACTGAGTGCCGACGAATTCCGCGGTTTTTGGATCAG atGGGGCGACGGTGCTCTTTCAGTGGGCAAAGAAGGCGAACCAAGCGCATTCCTCTATTATACTGATCCAGAACCCTTCGGAATCGGTTACTTTGGTGTGTGCACTGGTTGGGGCGCGACCGGCGAATGGCAGATCGAAG GACATGGCCCCATATCAACGCGGAACCAGTTAGTGTACCAGTTTCGAAACATACCCAGCGGTTCAATCCTAGTCGACGTGAAGGCTAAGAGCAACGCTCACGTTGCCTTGACCAACAAAAAAGGCGAATCGACCCCTATGTATGAGATCATGCTCGGGGGTTGGGAGAACACAGCATCGGTGATCAGACACGATCGCAAGCAACCCGACAAG GTGCGCGTGAACACGCCAAACCTGCTGAACGAGAACGAGTTCAAGAAGTTCGCTATCTCTTGGCGCGACGGTCTGATCACGGTCAGGACTGGTGATCTAAACGGTCCCGTGATCATGGAATGGCGAGATCCTAAGCCGATTGGCGTGAGCTACGTGGGCGTGCGCACCGGTTGGGGTTCAACAGGGAAATGGCAACTTCGTACGCCCCCAGTGAAAA ATTCAAGCCCATCTGCCCCATCTGCCCCATCTGCCCCATCTGCTCCTCCGGTACAAGGTTTGGAAGTGGGCCAGGAGTGCTGGTGTGACGCAATAGGCGGGATTGTGCCTCCAGGTGCAGTAGAAGGCGGAAATGACGGTGAGACCTTGTACGTAGGGAGAGCTTTCCACGAGGGAGCTCTTTTGCCAGGCAAAGTGAAGCCTAGCCACTCCGTTTGTTACGTTGCTTGGGGTGGCGAGGAGCATGGAAAGGCTGAGTATCAG GTTCTCTGTGGCTGTAATCCCGCATGGGTACCAACTAGCGGAGGTAGCATTCCTCCCAATGCGATTCCGGGTGGCGAAACCGAAGATGGAGAAGCTCTCTACGTCGGCCGCGTGAATCATGAAGGCACCGTGACAGTTGGCAAGGTGCAACCGTCTCATAGCGTTTGCTACATCCCATATGGTGGGGCAGAAGTCGCCTTCCCTGAATACGAAATCATGGTTTCAAAATAA
- the LOC116427368 gene encoding uncharacterized protein LOC116427368 isoform X4: protein MAISLSTEDKLQYNFYPVASWQIQFRVKAANDAHIALTTGPEEGEPMYEVFIGGWNNAKSVIRKNKAKPEAAEVETPGILSADEFRGFWIRWGDGALSVGKEGEPSAFLYYTDPEPFGIGYFGVCTGWGATGEWQIEAICVGGQERYSSPSAPSAPSAPSAPPVQGLEVGQECWCDAIGGIVPPGAVEGGNDGETLYVGRAFHEGALLPGKVKPSHSVCYVAWGGEEHGKAEYQVLCGCNPAWVPTSGGSIPPNAIPGGETEDGEALYVGRVNHEGTVTVGKVQPSHSVCYIPYGGAEVAFPEYEIMVSK from the exons ATGGCTATCT CACTCTCCACCGAGGACAAATTGCAATATAATTTCTACCCGGTTGCCAGTTGGCAAATTCAGTTTCGAGTGAAGGCGGCCAATGATGCTCACATCGCTCTTACCACCGGCCCTGAAGAAGGAGAACCCATGTACGAG GTTTTCATCGGTGGATGGAACAACGCCAAGTCCGTGATTAGAAAGAATAAAGCCAAGCCTGAAGCCGCAGAGGTAGAGACACCGGGTATACTGAGTGCCGACGAATTCCGCGGTTTTTGGATCAG atGGGGCGACGGTGCTCTTTCAGTGGGCAAAGAAGGCGAACCAAGCGCATTCCTCTATTATACTGATCCAGAACCCTTCGGAATCGGTTACTTTGGTGTGTGCACTGGTTGGGGCGCGACCGGCGAATGGCAGATCGAAG CCATCTGTGTTGGTGGTCAGGAGCGTT ATTCAAGCCCATCTGCCCCATCTGCCCCATCTGCCCCATCTGCTCCTCCGGTACAAGGTTTGGAAGTGGGCCAGGAGTGCTGGTGTGACGCAATAGGCGGGATTGTGCCTCCAGGTGCAGTAGAAGGCGGAAATGACGGTGAGACCTTGTACGTAGGGAGAGCTTTCCACGAGGGAGCTCTTTTGCCAGGCAAAGTGAAGCCTAGCCACTCCGTTTGTTACGTTGCTTGGGGTGGCGAGGAGCATGGAAAGGCTGAGTATCAG GTTCTCTGTGGCTGTAATCCCGCATGGGTACCAACTAGCGGAGGTAGCATTCCTCCCAATGCGATTCCGGGTGGCGAAACCGAAGATGGAGAAGCTCTCTACGTCGGCCGCGTGAATCATGAAGGCACCGTGACAGTTGGCAAGGTGCAACCGTCTCATAGCGTTTGCTACATCCCATATGGTGGGGCAGAAGTCGCCTTCCCTGAATACGAAATCATGGTTTCAAAATAA
- the LOC116427368 gene encoding uncharacterized protein LOC116427368 isoform X1, with product MNSRGSKLLDFCRHVLPENFLLKAVITAMIFYFTDVANQLRSSFEPYSPALCSAALSTEDKLQYNFYPVASWQIQFRVKAANDAHIALTTGPEEGEPMYEVFIGGWNNAKSVIRKNKAKPEAAEVETPGILSADEFRGFWIRWGDGALSVGKEGEPSAFLYYTDPEPFGIGYFGVCTGWGATGEWQIEGHGPISTRNQLVYQFRNIPSGSILVDVKAKSNAHVALTNKKGESTPMYEIMLGGWENTASVIRHDRKQPDKVRVNTPNLLNENEFKKFAISWRDGLITVRTGDLNGPVIMEWRDPKPIGVSYVGVRTGWGSTGKWQLRTPPVKNSSPSAPSAPSAPSAPPVQGLEVGQECWCDAIGGIVPPGAVEGGNDGETLYVGRAFHEGALLPGKVKPSHSVCYVAWGGEEHGKAEYQVLCGCNPAWVPTSGGSIPPNAIPGGETEDGEALYVGRVNHEGTVTVGKVQPSHSVCYIPYGGAEVAFPEYEIMVSK from the exons atgaactctCGAGGCAGTAAACTATTGGACTTTTGCCGTCACGTGTTACCAGAAAACTTTCTATTGAAAGCCGTCATAACGGCGATGATTTTTTACTTCACGGATGTGGCCAATCAGTTGCGATCCTCGTTCGAACCTTATTCACCGGCTCTTTGCTCAGCAG CACTCTCCACCGAGGACAAATTGCAATATAATTTCTACCCGGTTGCCAGTTGGCAAATTCAGTTTCGAGTGAAGGCGGCCAATGATGCTCACATCGCTCTTACCACCGGCCCTGAAGAAGGAGAACCCATGTACGAG GTTTTCATCGGTGGATGGAACAACGCCAAGTCCGTGATTAGAAAGAATAAAGCCAAGCCTGAAGCCGCAGAGGTAGAGACACCGGGTATACTGAGTGCCGACGAATTCCGCGGTTTTTGGATCAG atGGGGCGACGGTGCTCTTTCAGTGGGCAAAGAAGGCGAACCAAGCGCATTCCTCTATTATACTGATCCAGAACCCTTCGGAATCGGTTACTTTGGTGTGTGCACTGGTTGGGGCGCGACCGGCGAATGGCAGATCGAAG GACATGGCCCCATATCAACGCGGAACCAGTTAGTGTACCAGTTTCGAAACATACCCAGCGGTTCAATCCTAGTCGACGTGAAGGCTAAGAGCAACGCTCACGTTGCCTTGACCAACAAAAAAGGCGAATCGACCCCTATGTATGAGATCATGCTCGGGGGTTGGGAGAACACAGCATCGGTGATCAGACACGATCGCAAGCAACCCGACAAG GTGCGCGTGAACACGCCAAACCTGCTGAACGAGAACGAGTTCAAGAAGTTCGCTATCTCTTGGCGCGACGGTCTGATCACGGTCAGGACTGGTGATCTAAACGGTCCCGTGATCATGGAATGGCGAGATCCTAAGCCGATTGGCGTGAGCTACGTGGGCGTGCGCACCGGTTGGGGTTCAACAGGGAAATGGCAACTTCGTACGCCCCCAGTGAAAA ATTCAAGCCCATCTGCCCCATCTGCCCCATCTGCCCCATCTGCTCCTCCGGTACAAGGTTTGGAAGTGGGCCAGGAGTGCTGGTGTGACGCAATAGGCGGGATTGTGCCTCCAGGTGCAGTAGAAGGCGGAAATGACGGTGAGACCTTGTACGTAGGGAGAGCTTTCCACGAGGGAGCTCTTTTGCCAGGCAAAGTGAAGCCTAGCCACTCCGTTTGTTACGTTGCTTGGGGTGGCGAGGAGCATGGAAAGGCTGAGTATCAG GTTCTCTGTGGCTGTAATCCCGCATGGGTACCAACTAGCGGAGGTAGCATTCCTCCCAATGCGATTCCGGGTGGCGAAACCGAAGATGGAGAAGCTCTCTACGTCGGCCGCGTGAATCATGAAGGCACCGTGACAGTTGGCAAGGTGCAACCGTCTCATAGCGTTTGCTACATCCCATATGGTGGGGCAGAAGTCGCCTTCCCTGAATACGAAATCATGGTTTCAAAATAA
- the LOC116427368 gene encoding uncharacterized protein LOC116427368 isoform X3, protein MNSRGSKLLDFCRHVLPENFLLKAVITAMIFYFTDVANQLRSSFEPYSPALCSAALSTEDKLQYNFYPVASWQIQFRVKAANDAHIALTTGPEEGEPMYEVFIGGWNNAKSVIRKNKAKPEAAEVETPGILSADEFRGFWIRWGDGALSVGKEGEPSAFLYYTDPEPFGIGYFGVCTGWGATGEWQIEAICVGGQERYSSPSAPSAPSAPSAPPVQGLEVGQECWCDAIGGIVPPGAVEGGNDGETLYVGRAFHEGALLPGKVKPSHSVCYVAWGGEEHGKAEYQVLCGCNPAWVPTSGGSIPPNAIPGGETEDGEALYVGRVNHEGTVTVGKVQPSHSVCYIPYGGAEVAFPEYEIMVSK, encoded by the exons atgaactctCGAGGCAGTAAACTATTGGACTTTTGCCGTCACGTGTTACCAGAAAACTTTCTATTGAAAGCCGTCATAACGGCGATGATTTTTTACTTCACGGATGTGGCCAATCAGTTGCGATCCTCGTTCGAACCTTATTCACCGGCTCTTTGCTCAGCAG CACTCTCCACCGAGGACAAATTGCAATATAATTTCTACCCGGTTGCCAGTTGGCAAATTCAGTTTCGAGTGAAGGCGGCCAATGATGCTCACATCGCTCTTACCACCGGCCCTGAAGAAGGAGAACCCATGTACGAG GTTTTCATCGGTGGATGGAACAACGCCAAGTCCGTGATTAGAAAGAATAAAGCCAAGCCTGAAGCCGCAGAGGTAGAGACACCGGGTATACTGAGTGCCGACGAATTCCGCGGTTTTTGGATCAG atGGGGCGACGGTGCTCTTTCAGTGGGCAAAGAAGGCGAACCAAGCGCATTCCTCTATTATACTGATCCAGAACCCTTCGGAATCGGTTACTTTGGTGTGTGCACTGGTTGGGGCGCGACCGGCGAATGGCAGATCGAAG CCATCTGTGTTGGTGGTCAGGAGCGTT ATTCAAGCCCATCTGCCCCATCTGCCCCATCTGCCCCATCTGCTCCTCCGGTACAAGGTTTGGAAGTGGGCCAGGAGTGCTGGTGTGACGCAATAGGCGGGATTGTGCCTCCAGGTGCAGTAGAAGGCGGAAATGACGGTGAGACCTTGTACGTAGGGAGAGCTTTCCACGAGGGAGCTCTTTTGCCAGGCAAAGTGAAGCCTAGCCACTCCGTTTGTTACGTTGCTTGGGGTGGCGAGGAGCATGGAAAGGCTGAGTATCAG GTTCTCTGTGGCTGTAATCCCGCATGGGTACCAACTAGCGGAGGTAGCATTCCTCCCAATGCGATTCCGGGTGGCGAAACCGAAGATGGAGAAGCTCTCTACGTCGGCCGCGTGAATCATGAAGGCACCGTGACAGTTGGCAAGGTGCAACCGTCTCATAGCGTTTGCTACATCCCATATGGTGGGGCAGAAGTCGCCTTCCCTGAATACGAAATCATGGTTTCAAAATAA